AAAGGCAAAAAAGTTTGCCTCATAGATGCGGATATCGGCTTGAGGAATTTAGATGTTGTTCTCGGTCTGGAAAATCGAATAGTTTATGACCTGGTCGATGTAGTGGAAGATAGATGTCGACTCGAACAGGCTCTTGTAGGCGATAAAAAAACGGAAGATCTTTACCTGCTGCCAGCAGCTCAAACCAGGGATAAAGAAGCAGTATCAGAAGAACAAATTTCTGAAGTCATTGAAGAATTAAAAAAAGAGATGGATTATGTGCTTGTAGATTCGCCCGCAGGTATAGAGCAGGGTTTTAGAAACGCAATATCTGGTGTTGATCGGGCTGTTATAATTGCAACTCCGGAGGTTTCAGCTGTTAGAGATGCTGACAGAATCATAGGACTTTTAGAAGCAGAGGGTGTGAATGATCCTGAACTGGTCATAAATAGAATAAAGAAAGATATGGTCGATAGGGGAGATATGATGAATATAGATGATATGCTGGAAATTCTGGCAGTTGATATATTGGGGGTTGTTCCTGAGGAAGAGAAAATAGTTGTCTCAACAAATACCGGTGAGCCTATAGTTCACAGCAATAATTCACAGGCCGGACAGGCCTTTAAAAACATATCGAGGCGTATTGAAGGAGAAGATCTTCCTCTTATGGACCTCAAAGATGATTCATTTATAAATAGAATCAAAAATTTCATAGGATGGTAATACCCTATTATTACAATATTTTTAGATTGGAGGGGATTATTATTAGTTTAGTAGAAAAAGTTATAGGCTTCTTTAAGGAAGATAAAAATAAAAATAACAATAAAAGCAGCAAGGATGTGGCCAAAAATAGGCTTCAATTTGTTCTGGTTCAGGATAGAATCAAACTAACTCCAGAACAAATGGAGAATTTGAGGGGGGAATTGGTAGAAGTAATGCAGAAATACATAGATGTGGAGGATGATAGAATAGAGATGGAAATTACCAGGGAAGAAGAAATGATGGCTATGATAGCTAACTTTCCCTTAAAAAATAATCAGGATTGAGGATTATACAGGATGCATTTAGAAAAAAAGCTTTTAAAAAATCTCAATTTAACAATTCCATTATTAGTTATAGCCCTGACGATTTTAGGGCTAATAGCCGTTTCAACGGCTGTCAGCGGAATAACTGAAAATCCTGCTGAATATCTCAGGACTCAACTGGTGGCTGCCTTTTTGGGCATCATACTTATTGTAATTATACAATTTTATGATTACAGAGTATTTAGAGAATATGATATAATATTATATCTAATTACAATCTCTATACTTTCCGCACTTCTTTTCGCTGGCGCTACCGTAGGTGGAGGAACCCGCTGGCTCGCTCTGGGTCCGGTGACATTCCAGCCTTCTGAAATCGCTAAAATTTTATTGATTTTATTTTTTGCCAGCTGGATGGACAGAAATGAGGAAGAATTGAGTAGTTTTAAAGGGTTTATTAAGCATCTGGGTTATTTGCTTCCTCCATTTTTTCTGGTGATTCTTCAAAATGATCTTGGCACTGCTCTGGTTCTGGTCTTCATTTTTTTAACCATGTTTTATATTGCCGGAGGAAGAGTGAAAGATATTGTTCTGACTTTTGGCGGCGGATTTATAGCTGTTGTGGCTATGATTTCTTCGCATATATATTTTTCTACTCCTCTTATATTTCTCCAGCCCTATCAGCTTAATCGCTTGATCGGTTTTATCAAGCCTGAGATAGATCCCAGAGGTATTGGTTATAATATTATTCAGGTTAGAATTGCTATAGGTTCGGGACAGTTTACAGGCCGGGGTTTTAGAGAGGGCCCTCAAAATCAACTAAATTTTCTGCCAGAACAGCATACAGATTTTATCTTTGCTGTTATAGGAGAAGAATTTGGATTTATTGGAGCCGCTTTAGTAATAATTTTATTTGTGCTGCTGCTTCTGCAAATAATAAAAGTGGCTCTTAAAGCCAAAGATAACTTTGGGAAATTGATCACTGCAGGAATAATAGCCATGTTTTTCTTTCATTTCATCGAGAATGTAGGAATGTCTTTGGGGATTATGCCTATAACCGGTATTCCTCTGCCTTTTATAAGCTATGGAGGTAGTTCAATGGTCACCTCCATGGTTGCTATAGGATTGATATTAAATATTAATATTCGCAGAAAAAAGATAAATTTTTAGCTCGTTAAGAGGTGGTTTGAAAAATATGCAGAAAAAAAGCCTTTCGATAAAATAAATGATAGATTGTATCAGGTTGAGAGTCCAGAGAGGTATATTGGCCGCGAGTGGAACTCAGTCAGGAAAAACTGGAATGAAATCGATCATCGCGTGTGTCTTGCTTTTCCCGATGTCTATGAGATAGGCATGTCTCATTTAGGTATAAGAATCCTATACCATTTATTGAATTCCCGGGAAAATGTACTTTGTGAAAGGGTTTTTGCCCCCTGGGTCGATATGGAAAAGCTGCTGCGAGAAAATTATGTCGAACTTTTTTCTCTAGAAAATAAGCGCAGAGTCAAAGATTTTGACATTCTGGGATTTACACTGCAATATGAAATGAGCTATACGACGATTTTAAATATGCTAGATCTGGGAAACATACCAATCCGCACTGAAAATAGGTCCGATGAAGATCCCCTGATTATAGCCGGCGGAGCAAATGTTTTCAATCCGGAACCTATGGCTGACTTCATCGATCTTTTTTATATTGGAGAAGCGGAGAAGGGTATTTTGGAGCTGGTGTACGAATATAAAAATCTTTACAGGCGCGGATTTTCTCGAGCTGCCATACTGAATAACCTTTCTTATTTAGATGGGGTTTATGTTCCCGATTTTTATGAAGCTTCTTATACTGAAGGCAGCTTTACCGACATCAAACCCGTGTCTGAAGACATAAAATCATCTGTTGAGCGTCAATTTGTTGAAGTTCTTGACGAAGCGTTTTTTCCGACTGAGCAAATCGTGCCTTATATGGATATTGTTCATAATAGAGCTATCATAGAAATTTCCCGGGGCTGTCAAAGAGGATGCAGGTTCTGCAGTGCAGGCATGTGTTATAGACCTGTGCGGGAAAGAAGTCAGGAAAAGATTTTAGGCCTGACTGAAGAGATTCTGGAAAGCACGGGTTATGAAGAAATTTCGTTGACGTCATTAAACACCGCTGATCATACCGAGATAGTTGAAATCGTTTCTGAATTGAATAACAGATTTGCTGATAAAATGGTCAACATCTCCCTGCCTTCTCTAAGGGTTAACTCATTTTCAGTGGAGCTGGCGCAACAGGTTCAGAAAGTTAGAAGGAGTGGTCTGACTTTTGCCCCTGAAGCGGGGACTCAACGTCTAAGAGATTTGATAAATAAAGGTGTTGATG
This DNA window, taken from Halarsenatibacter silvermanii, encodes the following:
- the minD gene encoding septum site-determining protein MinD; the encoded protein is MQGKSIVITSGKGGVGKTTTTANVGAALALKGKKVCLIDADIGLRNLDVVLGLENRIVYDLVDVVEDRCRLEQALVGDKKTEDLYLLPAAQTRDKEAVSEEQISEVIEELKKEMDYVLVDSPAGIEQGFRNAISGVDRAVIIATPEVSAVRDADRIIGLLEAEGVNDPELVINRIKKDMVDRGDMMNIDDMLEILAVDILGVVPEEEKIVVSTNTGEPIVHSNNSQAGQAFKNISRRIEGEDLPLMDLKDDSFINRIKNFIGW
- the minE gene encoding cell division topological specificity factor MinE, whose product is MEGIIISLVEKVIGFFKEDKNKNNNKSSKDVAKNRLQFVLVQDRIKLTPEQMENLRGELVEVMQKYIDVEDDRIEMEITREEEMMAMIANFPLKNNQD
- the rodA gene encoding rod shape-determining protein RodA, which gives rise to MHLEKKLLKNLNLTIPLLVIALTILGLIAVSTAVSGITENPAEYLRTQLVAAFLGIILIVIIQFYDYRVFREYDIILYLITISILSALLFAGATVGGGTRWLALGPVTFQPSEIAKILLILFFASWMDRNEEELSSFKGFIKHLGYLLPPFFLVILQNDLGTALVLVFIFLTMFYIAGGRVKDIVLTFGGGFIAVVAMISSHIYFSTPLIFLQPYQLNRLIGFIKPEIDPRGIGYNIIQVRIAIGSGQFTGRGFREGPQNQLNFLPEQHTDFIFAVIGEEFGFIGAALVIILFVLLLLQIIKVALKAKDNFGKLITAGIIAMFFFHFIENVGMSLGIMPITGIPLPFISYGGSSMVTSMVAIGLILNINIRRKKINF
- a CDS encoding TIGR03960 family B12-binding radical SAM protein gives rise to the protein MYQVESPERYIGREWNSVRKNWNEIDHRVCLAFPDVYEIGMSHLGIRILYHLLNSRENVLCERVFAPWVDMEKLLRENYVELFSLENKRRVKDFDILGFTLQYEMSYTTILNMLDLGNIPIRTENRSDEDPLIIAGGANVFNPEPMADFIDLFYIGEAEKGILELVYEYKNLYRRGFSRAAILNNLSYLDGVYVPDFYEASYTEGSFTDIKPVSEDIKSSVERQFVEVLDEAFFPTEQIVPYMDIVHNRAIIEISRGCQRGCRFCSAGMCYRPVRERSQEKILGLTEEILESTGYEEISLTSLNTADHTEIVEIVSELNNRFADKMVNISLPSLRVNSFSVELAQQVQKVRRSGLTFAPEAGTQRLRDLINKGVDEEDYFRAVEAAFESGWHRIKLYFMIGLPGEKKEDLAGLVEMVQKTSELGREIREKSGYNMKPIEVQVNVTTFVPKPFTPFQWTDMASEEEIENKLDYLKGNLTGKGISFDWNDPGLSRLEGVLARGDRRLGEIIYEVWRQGGRLEGWSEKIDIDLWEKAFEQSELSPEEFLNGYDVEENLPWNHINPGVENSFLIRELRESENENLTPDCRWSYCVSCGICKTPRDSLRLCQERDEKACDSP